In Leptodactylus fuscus isolate aLepFus1 chromosome 2, aLepFus1.hap2, whole genome shotgun sequence, one genomic interval encodes:
- the LOC142193877 gene encoding aquaporin-5-like codes for MSNFFRMRRELCSLAFYRAVFAEFLATLIFVFFGLGSALRWPAALPTVLQISLAFGLVIATMVQTVGHISGAHINPAVSFAFVLGSQISIWRGIFYIIAQLLGALAGAGILYAVVPPAIRGNLAINSLSNNTSPGIGVVVEIILTFQLLLCIFASTDSRRTDNVGSPAISIGLSVTLGHLVGIYFTGCSMNPARSFAPAVIVGNFRNQWVFWVGPLAGAAIASIVYNYVLYPNLRPPREKLAVFLGTYDPTDDWSEEPEQHSHKRRSLDCPDRTVLQLSRLNDC; via the exons ATGTCAAACTTCTTCAGAATGAGGAGAGAACTTTGTTCATTGGCCTTTTACAGGGCTGTATTTGCTGAATTCCTGGCCACACTCATCTTTGTGTTTTTTGGACTGGGCTCTGCTCTGAGATGGCCGGCTGCTCTCCCAACAGTGCTGCAGATCTCACTGGCCTTTGGTTTGGTGATAGCTACAATGGTCCAGACAGTGGGACATATTAGTGGAGCTCATATAAATCCTGCCGTCTCCTTTGCCTTTGTTCTTGGATCTCAAATATCAATATGGAGAGGTATTTTTTACATCATTGCCCAGCTTTTGGGGGCTTTGGCTGGTGCTGGTATACTATATGCTGTGGTTCCACCGGCTATTCGAGGAAACCTTGCCATCAACTCA CTGAGTAACAACACAAGTCCAGGAATTGGAGTAGTCGTTGAGATCATTCTTACATTTCAACTGCTTTTGTGCATCTTTGCATCGACTGACAGTCGTCGGACTGATAATGTTGGGTCTCCAGCTATATCCATTGGCCTTTCTGTTACTTTGGGTCACCTTGTAGGG ATATACTTCACTGGTTGCTCAATGAATCCGGCCCGGTCATTTGCTCCAGCCGTCATCGTGGGAAACTTTCGCAATCAATGG GTCTTCTGGGTCGGACCATTAGCAGGAGCCGCCATAGCCTCTATAGTGTACAATTATGTGCTCTACCCAAACCTGCGACCACCCAGGGAGAAGTTGGCTGTATTTTTGGGGACCTATGATCCAACAGATGACTGGAGTGAGGAGCCCGAACAACACTCACACAAGAGACGTTCATTGGACTGTCCTGACCGT ACAGTTCTGCAACTTTCACGCCTAAATGATTGTTGA